The window TGAGGCGTGTCGGGCGGGTGGTGCGGCTGCCGCGTACGCGGACGGGCCGGCGGCGGGCCGTGCAGGTGGTGATGCTGCTGTGCGTGCTGGCACTGCTGCCCTCGACATGGATGTTCACGGCGGCCGGCGACCGGCTGCGGAGCACGGCCGACGTGCCGCGCACCGAGGTCGCGATGGTCTTCGGCGCGGGGCTGTGGCAGGGCGAGCCGTCCCCTTACCTCGCGCGCCGGCTGGACGCGGCGGCCGAGCTGTACCGCTCGGGGCGGATCAAGGTGGTGCTGGTCACCGGGGACAACAGCCGCGTGGAGTACGACGAGCCGGACGCGATGCGCGGTTATCTCACCGAGCACGGCGTGCCCGACGACCGCATCGTCAGCGACTACGCCGGGTTCGACACCTGGGACTCCTGCGTCCGCG is drawn from Streptomyces bottropensis ATCC 25435 and contains these coding sequences:
- a CDS encoding SanA/YdcF family protein yields the protein MLLCVLALLPSTWMFTAAGDRLRSTADVPRTEVAMVFGAGLWQGEPSPYLARRLDAAAELYRSGRIKVVLVTGDNSRVEYDEPDAMRGYLTEHGVPDDRIVSDYAGFDTWDSCVRARKIFGVDRAVLISQGFHIRRAVALCQEAGVESYGVGVQDRHDATWYYGATRELFAAGKASLDALFEPDPRFLGPEETGVSKALASAGR